In Fusarium oxysporum Fo47 chromosome VII, complete sequence, the following proteins share a genomic window:
- a CDS encoding uncharacterized protein (domain of unknown function-domain containing protein), whose translation MPRRKLAGARDRRRRQNAEAQRAYRTRQKEKVQHLELIAMAAWCTQGLSVTPQPSNGEIGPFLSPVMESSASPTLYESDKPLRLMASEIYQSLLALPERQTAKCFEIMAREDFALRDIVKYGLIDMGYAMSPTLYSRAAASSSLAWIDLVRSSCGGVDMKQAVTAGVKILARLTVPGKWQERAYFEQSSPRLCTNTITLSAMSFISALHANAVRLKMAPDTLMANEAQSQFYHPANTCYSGFEPCSIVDNWHTENIPPDLRPTFIQQSLPHHPCHDLIPWASFRTKVIRFSWMNPPLIDEDDLCLDMLSGGIRCWGSTMGSMHGRGQGVPWDSRSWEAMPWFLEKWKLLSGGEGDDMSRTSAWWRCLQGIDMNHA comes from the exons ATGCCCCGGAGAAAATTGGCCGGAGCCCGGGATCGTCGGAGGCGTCAGAACGCTGAAGCACAGCGAGCATATC GCacaaggcaaaaagagaAGGTTCAGCATCTTGAGCTGATAGCAATGGCTGCGTGGTGCACCCAGGGGCTCTCTGTTACACCGCAACCCTCGAATGGCGAGATCGGCCCGTTTCTCTCACCAGTGATGGAGAGTTCGGCAAGCCCAACGCTATATGAGAGTGATAAGCCCCTGAGGCTGATGGCTTCTGAGATCTACCAGTCTCTCCTGGCTTTACCGGAACGACAGACTGCGAAATGCTTTGAGATCATGGCGAGGGAAGATTTCGCGCTTCGCGATATTGTAAAATACGGCTTGATAGATATGGGATACGCGATGAGTCCTACCCTTTACAGCAGGGCCGCAGCGTCGTCTTCACTTGCCTGGATTGACCTTGTCAGGTCAAGCTGCGGCGGTGTTGATATGAAGCAAGCCGTGACTGCTGGTGTTAAGATCCTGGCCCGACTCACGGTACCTGGCAAATGGCAAGAACGCGCGTACTTTGAGCAGTCAAGCCCGAGGTTATGCACAAACACTATTACGCTGAGCGCCATGTCATTTATATCGGCACTGCACGCGAACGCGGTACGGCTCAAGATGGCACCAGACACTTTAATGGCCAACGAAGCTCAGTCACAATTTTACCACCCCGCAAATACTTGTTATAGCGGGTTTGAACCTTGTTCAATCGTCGACAACTGGCATACAGAAAATATCCCGCCCGACCTTCGCCCGACCTTTATTCAGCAAAGTTTGCCGCATCATCCATGTCATGATCTGATCCCTTGGGCGTCCTTCCGCACAAAAGTCATCAGATTCAGTTGGATGAATCCGCCGCTGatcgatgaagatgatctaTGTCTTGACATGCTGAGCGGTGGAATTCGTTGTTGGGGCTCAACAATGGGTTCGATGCATGGGCGAGGGCAAGGCGTACCATGGGATTCGCGTAGCTGGGAAGCAATGCCTTGGTTTCTGGAGAAGTGGAAGTTACTCTCAGGTGGAGAGGGGGACGATATGTCAAGGACCAGCGCTTGGTGGAGGTGTCTGCAAGGCATCGATATGAACCATGCCTGA
- a CDS encoding reticulon-4-interacting protein, translating into MAAQDTPKMRFYQLIGPGPIAQTLKLTTATRPSTESLERNQVLIEVAVASINPADYKIPELGFVAKTMMPFPKTPGMDFGGRVVAMGPDIPHIKTGDRVIGRMNPLNSTGSLSEYVVATYDDVAVLPETVPLDQAGAAATAALTAYQSIVPFVKMGDKIFINGGSGGTGTFGIQIAKALGCHVTVSCSTAKVSLCRDLGADEIIDYKTTDVTAALCGKGKVFALAVDNVGNSPANLFPNTKNFLLSEGKFKFVGGAVSFGVVKNILPGILLPSLLGGSNHKFEVFATKNSHEDLAQISAWMGEGKLKTVIDSTFAFEDVLKAYEKLKQGSSGGKILVRVREGKHEIGIVRDELK; encoded by the coding sequence ATGGCCGCCCAAGATACCCCCAAAATGCGATTCTACCAGCTTATTGGCCCTGGACCAATCGCTCAAACCCTTAAGCTTACTACAGCCACCCGCCCCTCCACCGAGAGCCTTGAAAGGAACCAGGTGCTCATCGAGGTGGCGGTCGCCAGTATTAACCCTGCCGACTACAAGATCCCCGAGCTGGGCTTTGTTGCCAAAACGATGATGCCTTTCCCTAAGACCCCGGGGATGGATTTCGGCGGCCGCGTTGTGGCGATGGGCCCTGACATCCCGCACATTAAAACCGGCGACCGCGTGATCGGCCGCATGAACCCCTTGAACTCCACTGGCTCATTATCCGAGTACGTTGTCGCCACCTATGACGACGTTGCAGTCCTCCCGGAGACAGTCCCGCTCGACCAGGCAGGCGCGGCTGCCACAGCTGCGCTAACGGCGTACCAGTCCATCGTGCCGTTCGTCAAGATGGGTGACAAGATCTTCATTAACGGTGGCTCTGGCGGAACTGGCACCTTTGGTATCCAGATCGCCAAAGCGCTCGGCTGCCACGTCACAGTCTCCTGCTCAACTGCTAAGGTCTCTCTGTGTAGGGACCTCGGCGCGGACGAAATCATCGACTATAAGACCACCGATGTGACAGCCGCCCTGTGCGGAAAGGGGAAAGTGTTCGCTCTGGCGGTCGACAACGTGGGCAACTCACCGGCGAATTTGTTTCCCAACACAAAGAACTTTCTACTTTCAGAAGGAAAGTTCAAGTTCGTCGGCGGCGCCGTCTCGTTCGGCGTGGTCAAGAACATACTACCTGGCATACTGCTGCCAAGTCTCCTCGGCGGGTCTAATCATAAGTTCGAGGTGTTCGCGACGAAAAATTCGCACGAGGACTTGGCTCAGATTTCCGCGTGGATGGGTGAGGGCAAGCTGAAGACAGTGATTGACTCGACGTTCGCGTTTGAGGATGTGCTGAAGGCTTatgagaagctgaagcagGGGTCGAGTGGGGGGAAGATTTTAGTGCGAGTGAGAGAGGGAAAGCATGAAATCGGGATTGTGCGGGACGAACTGAAATAA
- a CDS encoding NADP-dependent oxidoreductase domain-containing protein, whose protein sequence is MSNTTVPLRKLGQHGPTIPAIGLGLMGLSVFYGKPGSNEERFLLLDKALELGATHWDSSDLYGDSEQLLGQWFKRTGKRDQIFLASKFGFSKGLVDPTAIDSSAEYCKKACAATLSRIGTDYIDLYYMHRANPNTPIEETMRAMVDLKKEGKIKYIGLSEVSSNTLRRACKIAHVDAVQIEYSPFVLDVENSVGTHLLKTCRELGVAVVCYSPLGRGLLTGALTTKESIKNDGDWRSMMPRFSDENFDRNVKLVNQFKELADKKGCTPAQLSIAWLLKQGDDIIPIPGTKKIKYLEENWDSFKIDLTDDDEKEIRNFIESAEIAGHRGAPGFTDTVEEI, encoded by the exons ATGTCGAACACTACCGTGCCTCTCCGAAAACTCGGCCAGCATGGTCCCACGATTCCAGCCATCGGCCTCGGTCTCATGGGCCTGTCGGTCTTCTATGGAAAGCCCGGAAGTAACGAGGAGCGATTCTTACTACTCGATAAGGCTCTAGAACTGGGCGCCACCCACTGGGATAGTTCCGA CCTATACGGCGACAGCGAACAGCTCCTTGGACAGTGGTTCAAGCGAACTGGAAAGAGGGATCAAATTTTCCTTGCAAGCAAATTTGGGTTTTCCAAAGGTTTGGTCGATCCCACTGCCATCGACAGTTCGGCAGAGTACTGCAAGAAGGCTTGCGCAGCGACCTTGAGCAGAATCGGCACCGACTACATTGATCTGTACTATATGCATCGCGCCAACCCCAACACTCCAATCGAGGAAACCATGCGGGCCATGGTTGACCTTAAGAA GGAGGGCAAGATCAAGTACATTGGCCTGTCTGAAGTCAGCTCGAACACGCTACGCCGCGCATGCAAGATTGCCCACGTAGACGCGGTTCAGATTGAGTATTCACCTTTTGTTCTGGATGTCGAGAATTCAGTTGGCACTCACCTCCTCAAGACCTGTCGcgagcttggtgttgctgtAGTCTGCTACTCGCCGCTAGGACGTGGTCTGCTGACCGGAGCTCTCACCACCAAGGAGTCCATCAAGAATGACGGCGATTGGCGTAGCATGATGCCGCGATTTAGTGACGAGAACTTTGACCGCAACGTAAAACTTGTCAATCAATTCAAGGAGCTGGCCGACAAGAAAGGTTGCACGCCAGCTCAGCTATCCATCGCTTGGCTGCTCAAGCAGGGTGACGATATCATCCCCATTCCTGGTACCAAGAAAATCAAGTATCTCGAGGAGAACTGGGACTCCTTCAAGATCGATTTGAcggatgacgatgagaaggagattaGGAATTTTATCGAGTCTGCGGAGATTGCGGGCCACCGAGGTGCCCCAGGTTTCACTGACACGGTGGAGGAGATTTGA
- a CDS encoding short chain dehydrogenase/reductase encodes MDLSLQGLQGLIRTGTLSSTLPPRQARITLGTLGALGIILALNQLLNRVALHNSSWNSRWDWRREIVLVTGGSSGLGDLTPLPANVQFYEMDVSSPEQVQRVAKLIREDVGEPTVLVNNAGIGTMKTILQGTEEETRRTFDVNILALFTLARAFIPSMIEKNHGHVITIASMASFITIPSNVDYSCTKAAALAFHEGLAQELKHRYNTTNVKTSIIHPTFVRTPLLEEHLQKGPFKDQLLDPNIVTDAIVTQILRGKSGQVFLPNSHSFISGIRGFPVWLQELLRSSRADVLRA; translated from the exons ATGGACCTCAGTCTTCAAGGTCTACAGGGCCTTATCAGAACCGGTACACTGTCGTCCACCCTCCCACCCAGGCAGGCTCGGATTACTCTTGGCACTTTGGGTGCTCTAGGAATCATCCTCGCATTAAACCAACTACTCAATCGTGTTGCACTTCACAACTCATCATGGAATAGCCGTTGGGATTGGCGAAGGGAAATTGTCCTTGTGACTGGCGGAAGCAGTGGCCTCGGCGATTTG ACACCACTTCCAGCCAATGTTCAGTTTTATGAGATGGACGTCAGCTCTCCAGAACAAGTTCAGCGAGTTGCCAAACTCATTCGCGAAGACGTTGGAGAGCCAACTGTGCTAGTAAACAATGCAGGGATTGGCACCATGAAGACAATACTCCAGGGGACGGAGGAGGAGACTCGCCGCACCTTTGACGTTAATATTCTTGCTCTGTTTACCCTAGCGAGAGCATTCATTCCCAGTATGATCGAAAAAAACCATGGACATGTCATCACCATTGCGAGTATGGCAAGCTTCATAACAATCCCATCAAATGTCGACTACAGTTGCACCAAGGCTGCAGCCCTCGCATTTCATGAAGGACTTGCTCAGGAGCTTAAGCATCGATATAACACTACAAATGTGAAGACCAG TATCATCCATCCAACTTTTGTACGCACTCCTTTGCTCGAGGAGCATTTGCAAAAGGGCCCTTTCAAAGATCAACTTCTTGATCCAAACATCGTCACTGATGCAATAGTGACGCAAATTTTGAGAGGAAAGAGTGGCCAGGTATTTCTACCAAATTCCCATAGCTTCATTTCTGGAATTCGTGGATTTCCAGTTTGGCTACAGGAGTtattgagaagctcaagggcgGATGTTCTCCGGGCTTAA
- a CDS encoding putative alpha/beta fold family hydrolase has product MGHGIGAIKDAGLAPFARVFAAHKYTAVIFDYLHFGQSAGEPRNLMDIGQQLQDFRDVISWVRRQPDKFDVGRIVAWGTSFGGMHTTALLAEDHELAGAIAQCPCVDGLAAAMQVPFSMTLRLTWSALYDLGRSFFGFEPVYVNLTADGLPGSPLAIMTGLDVMEGWNRLTPEEDVPFPNKITSRSLLSFFVHRPVRHIHRSTKPYLIVLPTWDGQAPLGAAEKAVELAPKGEGLRVPGGHFDLYFSGPAFTENIMGQLEFLNKVLGMHST; this is encoded by the coding sequence ATGGGCCATGGCATCGGTGCCATAAAAGATGCCGGCCTGGCTCCGTTTGCAAGGGTGTTTGCTGCTCACAAATATACGGCTGTCATCTTCGACTACCTACATTTTGGCCAAAGTGCCGGGGAACCACGGAAtctcatggatatcggcCAACAGCTTCAGGACTTTCGGGATGTGATTAGCTGGGTACGACGTCAGCCAGACAAGTTCGATGTTGGTCGAATTGTGGCTTGGGGAACAAGTTTTGGGGGAATGCATACCACGGCTCTACTTGCGGAGGACCACGAACTCGCTGGTGCAATTGCCCAGTGTCCATGTGTGGATGGGCTAGCAGCTGCTATGCAAGTCCCATTTTCCATGACATTACGTCTGACTTGGTCTGCTTTGTACGACCTAGGGCGTTCGTTCTTCGGCTTTGAACCTGTTTATGTCAACCTAACGGCAGATGGCCTGCCTGGTTCGCCACTAGCTATCATGACCGGACTTGATGTAATGGAAGGATGGAATCGCCTTACCCCGGAAGAAGACGTCCCATTTCCAAATAAGATCACATCTCGGTCACTCCTTAGCTTCTTTGTCCATCGCCCAGTACGCCATATTCACCGAAGCACAAAACCATATCTCATCGTCCTTCCGACTTGGGATGGTCAAGCACCATTAGGTGCCGCAGAAAAGGCAGTTGAACTCGCTCCTAAAGGGGAAGGGTTGAGAGTACCAGGGGGGCATTTCGACCTTTACTTCTCCGGACCTGCCTTCACAGAGAATATCATGGGCCAACTTGAATTTCTCAACAAGGTTTTAGGTATGCACAGTACATAA